From Triticum aestivum cultivar Chinese Spring chromosome 4A, IWGSC CS RefSeq v2.1, whole genome shotgun sequence, a single genomic window includes:
- the LOC123081809 gene encoding probable phospholipase A2 homolog 2: MRSVLGLSHWCSLLLLLSLVTASRGLEVGDLFSHGKPPAGKQDCSRTCESKFCTVPPVLRYGKYCGILYSGCPGEKPCDALDACCMVHDHCVAANNNDYLNTGCNENLLGCLDGVNPAGPTFPGNKCGVGETAFVIKGVIEAAVLAGKILHKRDIGQ, from the exons ATGAGATCGGTGCTCGGTCTCTCCCATTGGTGTTCCTTGCTGCTTCTCCTCTCGCTGGTGACGGCTTCGCGGGGGCTCGAGGTCGGCGACCTCTTCAGCCATGGGAAACCACCGGCG GGGAAGCAGGACTGCAGCCGGACATGCGAGTCCAAGTTTTGCACGG TCCCGCCTGTGCTGAGGTACGGGAAATACTGCGGAATCCTCTACAGCGGCTGCCCCGGCGAGAAGCCCTGCGACGCCCTGGACGCCTGCTGCATGGTCCACGACCACTGCGTCGCCGCCAACAACA ATGACTACCTGAACACCGGGTGCAACGAGAACCTGCTGGGCTGCCTCGACGGGGTGAACCCGGCGGGGCCGACGTTCCCGGGGAACAAGTGCGGCGTCGGCGAGACGGCGTTCGTCATAAAGGGCGTCATCGAGGCGGCCGTGCTCGCGGGGAAGATCCTTCACAAGCGCGACATCGGGCAGTAG